In one Aeromicrobium erythreum genomic region, the following are encoded:
- a CDS encoding response regulator transcription factor, protein MDVLLVEDDETIRTGLQLTLEREGYTVRTAGAGPAGLAAFFERRPDLVLLDVMLPGLDGVAVCRTIRSDSIVPVVMLTARTTPADVVAGLEAGADDYVEKPFVPEVLLARLRSVLRRTGTRAREGQLWLGGCFVDVDAMEVRRDGERLAVTPTEFRLIVELARHAGEVRSRRDLLAAVWDYEWDGDTRLVDVHVQRLRAKIGQDAIETVWGVGYRAVRT, encoded by the coding sequence GTGGACGTGTTGCTGGTTGAAGACGACGAGACGATCCGCACCGGACTCCAGCTGACCTTGGAACGTGAGGGTTACACGGTGCGGACCGCAGGGGCTGGTCCGGCCGGACTCGCAGCGTTCTTTGAAAGACGCCCCGACCTCGTGCTGCTGGACGTGATGCTGCCCGGCCTCGATGGCGTCGCCGTGTGCCGGACCATCCGAAGCGACAGCATCGTGCCCGTCGTGATGCTCACCGCACGCACGACTCCGGCGGACGTCGTCGCCGGTCTCGAGGCCGGGGCGGACGACTACGTGGAGAAGCCGTTCGTGCCGGAGGTGCTGCTCGCCCGGCTGCGGTCGGTGCTTCGACGTACAGGGACCCGGGCCCGGGAAGGGCAGCTCTGGCTCGGGGGCTGTTTCGTGGACGTCGACGCGATGGAGGTGCGACGCGACGGCGAACGTCTCGCTGTGACTCCCACTGAGTTCCGTCTCATCGTGGAGCTGGCGCGCCACGCCGGCGAGGTCCGTAGTCGCCGGGACCTGCTCGCGGCGGTCTGGGACTACGAGTGGGACGGGGACACCCGTCTGGTCGACGTCCACGTGCAGCGGCTGCGCGCGAAGATCGGCCAGGACGCGATCGAGACCGTGTGGGGTGTCGGGTACCGGGCGGTCCGCACGTGA
- a CDS encoding WhiB family transcriptional regulator, with translation MPNIHRLPMPLQEMYEWQHQGACANIDPAQFFSPDAERGVQKERREEAAKVICQDCPVIIRCRDHALSVQEPYGVWGGLSESDRREILATTPKR, from the coding sequence ATGCCCAACATTCATCGTCTGCCGATGCCGCTCCAGGAGATGTACGAGTGGCAGCACCAAGGGGCGTGCGCGAACATCGACCCCGCACAGTTCTTCTCCCCCGATGCTGAACGTGGAGTCCAGAAGGAGCGCCGGGAGGAAGCAGCCAAGGTCATCTGTCAGGACTGCCCGGTCATCATCAGATGTCGGGACCACGCTCTGAGCGTTCAGGAGCCCTACGGAGTCTGGGGCGGCCTCAGCGAATCGGATCGTCGCGAGATCCTGGCAACCACGCCGAAGCGGTAG
- a CDS encoding DNRLRE domain-containing protein, with protein MATFVVAASLSSVHVAAQPTEAEAAVDPVSQAVLEAAERDEPVEVTQQRTETDTVFANPDGTLARSISTVPIRFRDGTTWRDLDYELARRPDGRIAPRSAPGDVSFSGGGDGAMSTVTTSGVTMATDWIDELPEPTLDGATATYGEVLPGVDLRLTSTPAGTTQVLVVKTPQAAENPTLDAIDLPIDVVDGSLEKNAGGYQVRDLTGRTVASATQPLMWDSSGQAIVNGQMHEPTSDTAVELRSSGPVSGDGITSIPMDVADDSLTLQPVSEALTGHAVEYPVYIDPAHTFNRATWSMVFKEYPSTEFYRWTTSNGEGVGYQNYNGRSTKRLLFRFDISSLARRQILKAEFKAKVVYGASCDVTKVDLWRTKAFNSSTNWSNQPGRVGDGPLSTASVDPCPEGKQIEWSATSGVRGVANASTPGSYLYLKLQAESETNPRAWKRFSNGAQLYVVYNRFPNKPTSVTINDVACTGSRDVLLGSVVSRVIFRATVSDPDSDSVRGVFYMKPGRTESSSNLSSGYDYVVSPSRATKGGVVSADAFAKLRALLNTPEDKPLASKAVTMRVKAQEVEGEKEFSRTFDQCFVEFDPIRPAAPVITVPENPRWGESFGVDVKSIDKDVSRVRWALNSTAASTATQVNLTADTRSTTVTVNGWSSSTNRPRVGTNELRVWAVDNAGNLSTRPALVEFQIEDPSGTTQSLWPFDEDFGSSAVRDTGAAGRGLSLSVSRISDDDGIDWTSGQWVRRGTRDAVNDPHDDLLVFAPGDSPVSGQSNVFEPTNQAAAGSFTVAAYLDPSREMEGSQTAISYGSAGGNDRFRLGIVGERVDAADPDSDIAYYYTFSVWDRRTSTYEIVRSEDPVVLEESLDLVIGSWNPTSNKLVLEVSDEASAEPGVRAESDVAGVDGDAFSPTWSTSDRLRVGGDSAGGSWAGYVDHVSLQAGLPLDGTGDILRRQKSGWRFAPGQCHKFCTEANYGGAS; from the coding sequence GTGGCGACCTTCGTCGTTGCCGCATCACTCAGCAGCGTGCACGTCGCTGCGCAACCCACGGAGGCAGAGGCTGCAGTTGACCCCGTCTCCCAGGCAGTCCTTGAGGCCGCCGAGCGGGATGAACCGGTCGAGGTCACTCAGCAGCGCACTGAGACGGACACCGTCTTCGCCAATCCCGATGGAACGCTGGCTCGATCGATCTCCACCGTCCCGATCCGGTTCCGCGACGGCACCACGTGGCGCGACCTCGACTACGAGCTCGCACGACGGCCGGATGGACGAATTGCCCCCAGGTCCGCCCCGGGAGATGTCAGTTTTTCCGGCGGCGGGGACGGTGCCATGAGCACGGTCACGACGTCCGGCGTCACGATGGCCACGGACTGGATCGACGAGCTTCCCGAGCCGACGCTCGATGGTGCGACTGCAACGTATGGCGAGGTTCTTCCTGGAGTCGACCTCCGTCTCACGAGCACACCCGCGGGGACAACTCAGGTTCTCGTGGTCAAGACTCCGCAAGCGGCGGAGAACCCAACGTTGGACGCCATCGACCTGCCCATCGACGTCGTCGACGGCAGTCTGGAGAAGAACGCCGGTGGTTACCAGGTCCGCGACCTCACTGGCCGCACGGTCGCTTCTGCGACGCAGCCGCTCATGTGGGACTCGTCGGGGCAGGCGATCGTCAATGGCCAGATGCACGAGCCGACGTCGGACACAGCAGTCGAGTTGCGTTCCTCCGGCCCTGTCTCGGGTGACGGCATCACCTCCATACCGATGGACGTCGCGGACGACAGCCTCACGCTTCAACCGGTGTCGGAAGCACTGACTGGTCACGCTGTCGAGTACCCCGTCTACATCGATCCCGCACACACCTTCAACCGAGCCACGTGGTCCATGGTCTTCAAGGAATATCCCTCCACCGAGTTCTATCGATGGACCACCAGCAACGGCGAGGGCGTCGGCTACCAGAACTACAACGGACGATCGACAAAGCGGCTGCTGTTCCGTTTCGACATCAGTAGTCTCGCGCGCCGGCAGATCCTCAAGGCCGAGTTCAAGGCGAAGGTCGTCTACGGTGCGAGCTGTGACGTCACCAAGGTCGACCTCTGGCGGACGAAGGCCTTCAACTCATCGACGAACTGGAGCAACCAGCCGGGGAGAGTCGGAGACGGTCCCCTCAGCACCGCGAGCGTCGACCCGTGCCCCGAGGGCAAGCAGATCGAGTGGTCCGCCACCTCGGGCGTCCGAGGCGTCGCTAATGCTTCGACGCCCGGTTCGTACCTCTACCTGAAGCTGCAGGCCGAGAGCGAGACCAACCCGCGCGCTTGGAAACGCTTCAGCAACGGAGCTCAGCTGTACGTCGTGTACAACCGCTTTCCCAACAAGCCGACGAGCGTGACCATCAACGACGTCGCCTGCACGGGGAGTCGAGACGTCTTACTCGGGAGCGTTGTCTCGCGAGTCATCTTCAGGGCTACCGTCTCCGATCCGGACTCCGACTCAGTCCGTGGCGTCTTCTACATGAAGCCTGGTAGGACAGAGAGCTCTTCGAACCTTTCCTCGGGGTATGACTACGTGGTCTCACCGAGCCGCGCGACGAAGGGCGGCGTGGTCAGTGCAGATGCTTTCGCGAAGCTCAGAGCACTCCTGAACACCCCAGAAGACAAGCCGCTCGCGAGCAAAGCGGTCACCATGCGCGTCAAGGCGCAGGAAGTCGAAGGCGAGAAGGAGTTCAGTCGGACGTTCGACCAGTGCTTCGTCGAGTTCGATCCGATCCGACCGGCAGCGCCTGTGATCACAGTCCCGGAGAATCCGCGGTGGGGAGAGTCATTCGGCGTCGACGTCAAGTCGATCGACAAGGATGTGTCACGCGTGCGTTGGGCCCTGAACTCGACTGCGGCGAGCACCGCGACGCAAGTCAATCTGACTGCCGACACGCGAAGTACGACGGTCACCGTCAACGGCTGGTCGTCATCGACGAACCGCCCTCGAGTGGGCACCAACGAGCTGCGCGTCTGGGCAGTCGACAACGCCGGGAATCTCAGCACGCGGCCCGCACTCGTCGAGTTTCAGATCGAGGACCCGAGCGGGACGACGCAGTCACTCTGGCCGTTCGACGAGGACTTCGGCTCCAGCGCGGTCCGGGACACCGGAGCAGCGGGTCGCGGGCTCAGCCTCTCGGTGTCGCGTATCTCCGACGACGACGGGATCGACTGGACATCAGGGCAATGGGTGCGACGCGGGACGAGAGACGCTGTCAACGATCCGCACGACGACCTGCTCGTCTTCGCCCCGGGGGACTCGCCCGTGAGTGGGCAGTCGAATGTCTTCGAACCCACGAACCAAGCAGCGGCCGGCAGCTTCACCGTCGCGGCATACCTCGACCCTTCCCGGGAGATGGAGGGTTCACAGACTGCGATCAGCTACGGCAGCGCGGGCGGGAACGACCGCTTCCGCCTGGGAATCGTCGGTGAGCGAGTCGATGCTGCAGATCCTGACAGCGACATCGCCTACTACTACACGTTCTCCGTGTGGGACCGGCGCACATCCACCTACGAGATCGTGCGTTCGGAGGACCCAGTCGTGCTGGAGGAGAGTCTGGACCTCGTCATCGGATCGTGGAATCCCACCAGCAACAAGCTCGTCCTCGAGGTGTCAGACGAGGCCTCTGCCGAGCCCGGCGTGCGAGCCGAGAGCGACGTGGCTGGGGTCGACGGCGACGCGTTCTCGCCGACCTGGTCGACGAGCGATCGTCTCAGGGTCGGTGGCGACTCAGCCGGTGGCTCGTGGGCTGGTTACGTCGACCACGTCTCCCTCCAGGCGGGTCTTCCACTTGACGGCACGGGTGACATCCTGCGGCGTCAAAAGAGCGGTTGGCGATTCGCGCCCGGTCAATGCCACAAGTTCTGCACGGAAGCCAACTACGGGGGCGCGTCATGA
- a CDS encoding potassium transporter Kup: MTERSAGRPSGGPFMVLGAVGIVFGDIGTSTLYAMSAVLQADTSRGDAVARPLVYGMVSTIVWSMMLIVTVLYVRLLLRADNDGEGGLLALVGLLRQRLAPGRVLAVVSLLGVFGAAMFLGDSVITPAISVLSAAEGLELLNPSWSHVVVPFAFAVLVGLFVIQRFGTGRIGRLFGPVMVVWFASTALWGALAVAKEPSALEALSPHWIFLYFRDEPLIAFLSLGSVVLAVTGAEALYADLGHFGRQAIARAWVFVVLPALVLSYLGQAAAVAGSSTAVGNPFFAIVPGWARLPMVVVATLATIIASQAVISGAFSVVHQASRLGFLPHLRTTHTSRRQARQIYLPAVNWTLGLAVLAVVLIFRSSASLASAYGVAVTSTITVTTLLYLTYRWRRDGSVSPGFLVGAAILVVELVFLAANLPKVRSGGWLPLGMGAILVLTMTTWRAGQRRIEAARADAEGPVEDLVPRIRATEAGLARVPGTAVYLTRGPGVVPIALDAMLDLNHVLHTTTVLLSWESVDVPAVRHDERVVVDVLDDPTDGIVHVHATFGYRERPDLLAVLEQAIPLAEGELDHVDLDRAIYFTSVPVVKFSPRSGMPRWRQRIFLTLVRLSPDPVDVLRLPRERTISVGREMPW, from the coding sequence GTGACAGAGCGGAGTGCAGGACGGCCTTCCGGTGGACCGTTCATGGTGCTGGGTGCGGTGGGCATCGTCTTCGGCGACATCGGCACGAGCACGTTGTACGCGATGAGCGCGGTGCTCCAGGCGGACACGTCGCGAGGCGACGCCGTCGCGCGGCCGCTCGTCTACGGCATGGTCTCGACCATCGTCTGGTCGATGATGCTGATCGTGACGGTGCTCTACGTGCGCCTGCTCCTCCGTGCCGACAACGACGGCGAGGGTGGTCTGCTCGCGCTGGTCGGGCTGCTGCGCCAGCGGCTGGCGCCAGGTCGGGTGCTGGCCGTGGTGAGCCTGCTCGGGGTCTTCGGCGCGGCGATGTTCCTCGGCGACAGCGTGATCACCCCGGCGATCTCGGTGCTCTCGGCCGCCGAGGGGCTCGAGCTGCTCAACCCGTCGTGGTCGCACGTGGTCGTGCCGTTCGCGTTCGCCGTCCTCGTCGGCCTGTTCGTGATCCAGCGGTTCGGCACCGGCAGGATCGGCAGGCTGTTCGGGCCCGTCATGGTCGTGTGGTTCGCCTCCACGGCGCTCTGGGGAGCGCTCGCCGTCGCGAAGGAGCCCTCGGCGCTCGAGGCGCTCTCGCCGCACTGGATCTTCCTGTACTTCCGCGACGAGCCGTTGATCGCCTTCCTGTCGCTCGGATCCGTCGTCCTGGCGGTCACGGGCGCGGAGGCGTTGTACGCCGACCTCGGGCACTTCGGCCGCCAGGCCATCGCGAGGGCGTGGGTGTTCGTCGTCCTCCCGGCACTCGTGCTCAGCTACCTCGGACAGGCGGCAGCGGTCGCCGGCTCGTCGACGGCCGTGGGCAACCCGTTCTTCGCCATCGTGCCGGGCTGGGCGCGGCTGCCGATGGTGGTCGTGGCGACGCTGGCCACGATCATCGCGTCGCAGGCGGTCATCTCCGGCGCGTTCAGCGTCGTCCACCAGGCGTCGCGGCTCGGCTTCCTGCCGCACCTGCGGACGACCCACACCTCGCGACGACAGGCGCGGCAGATCTACCTGCCGGCCGTGAACTGGACGCTCGGCCTCGCCGTCCTGGCGGTCGTCCTCATCTTCCGCAGCTCGGCGTCGCTGGCGTCGGCCTACGGGGTCGCCGTCACGTCGACGATCACCGTGACGACGCTGCTCTACCTCACCTACCGCTGGCGGCGCGACGGCAGCGTGTCGCCGGGGTTCCTGGTGGGCGCGGCCATCCTCGTCGTCGAGCTCGTCTTCCTCGCGGCGAACCTGCCGAAGGTCCGGTCCGGGGGCTGGCTCCCGCTCGGCATGGGCGCGATCCTCGTCCTGACGATGACGACGTGGCGGGCCGGTCAGCGGCGCATCGAGGCCGCGCGCGCCGACGCTGAGGGACCGGTCGAGGACCTCGTGCCCCGCATCCGCGCGACGGAGGCGGGACTCGCCCGCGTGCCGGGGACGGCCGTCTACCTGACCCGTGGGCCGGGCGTCGTGCCGATCGCGCTCGACGCGATGCTCGACCTCAACCACGTCCTGCACACCACGACCGTCCTGCTCAGCTGGGAGTCCGTGGACGTGCCCGCGGTCCGGCACGACGAGCGCGTCGTCGTCGACGTCCTGGACGACCCGACCGACGGCATCGTGCACGTGCACGCGACGTTCGGCTACCGCGAGAGGCCCGACCTCCTCGCGGTGCTGGAGCAAGCCATCCCGCTCGCGGAGGGCGAGCTCGACCACGTCGACCTCGACCGCGCGATCTACTTCACCTCCGTGCCGGTCGTGAAGTTCAGCCCGCGGTCGGGCATGCCGCGCTGGCGCCAGCGGATCTTCCTGACGCTCGTGCGCCTCAGCCCGGACCCGGTCGACGTCCTGCGGCTGCCGCGCGAGCGCACGATCAGCGTCGGTCGGGAGATGCCGTGGTGA
- a CDS encoding sensor histidine kinase, giving the protein MLVAVVVVTVISLVVYSASESRRQSDLRADAAERARSAAAAYSRGDSLPRDARIVSGGPPMTGTPGTPGPSEAGRGQGVRAEATVEEPSGGTTTIEVFASGRTDRRALADLRRTLLVSSSFIVVLSGLVGYAAATALSRRLHRAAAVARRIAEGDLAARTHLRGRDEVAQLGRVVDDMAAKVAERIERERRFSADVAHELRTPVTGLVTASHLLPDDDVSAMVKRQSRALSRLVEDLLEVSRLDSGAERAQVEDVDVAALCATLVREREVDAEVIGAAHVRTDPRRLRRVVANLVDNAQVHGCGPVLLEVSVSGIAVVDHGDGFVGDLLSTATDRFVTSGRGTGLGLSIAIGQAEVLGAQLVVGNDPVTGGGRVELRWGEESLANTCHENASNS; this is encoded by the coding sequence GTGCTGGTCGCCGTCGTGGTCGTCACGGTCATCAGCCTCGTGGTCTACAGCGCGAGCGAGTCACGTCGCCAGAGCGACCTTCGCGCCGACGCCGCCGAGCGCGCCAGGAGCGCAGCAGCGGCATACTCGCGGGGCGACTCTCTGCCCCGGGACGCCCGGATCGTGTCGGGTGGGCCGCCCATGACAGGAACCCCCGGCACTCCCGGTCCCAGCGAGGCTGGGCGCGGTCAGGGAGTGAGGGCGGAGGCGACGGTCGAGGAACCAAGCGGCGGTACCACCACCATCGAGGTCTTCGCGTCGGGTCGCACCGACCGACGCGCGCTGGCGGACCTGCGCAGGACGCTGCTCGTGTCGTCGTCGTTCATCGTCGTGCTGTCCGGGCTGGTCGGCTACGCCGCGGCGACGGCCCTCAGTCGCAGACTGCACCGGGCAGCTGCGGTGGCCCGCAGGATCGCGGAGGGAGATCTGGCCGCTCGCACGCACCTGCGAGGTCGGGACGAGGTCGCCCAGCTCGGGCGAGTGGTTGACGACATGGCCGCCAAGGTGGCCGAGCGGATCGAGCGGGAGCGACGGTTCTCGGCGGACGTGGCGCACGAGCTGCGCACGCCGGTGACCGGCCTGGTGACGGCGTCCCACTTGCTGCCCGACGATGACGTCTCGGCGATGGTGAAGCGCCAGAGCCGCGCCTTGAGCCGGCTCGTCGAGGACCTTCTCGAAGTCTCCCGGCTCGACTCGGGCGCGGAGCGTGCACAGGTCGAGGACGTCGACGTCGCTGCCCTTTGCGCGACCCTGGTGCGGGAGCGCGAGGTGGACGCGGAGGTCATCGGTGCCGCGCACGTTCGCACCGACCCCCGGCGGCTGCGCCGAGTCGTGGCCAACCTCGTGGACAACGCCCAGGTGCACGGTTGCGGGCCGGTGCTCCTCGAGGTCAGCGTTTCGGGCATTGCGGTGGTCGACCACGGTGATGGCTTCGTGGGGGACCTGCTGTCGACGGCAACTGACAGGTTTGTCACGTCGGGGCGAGGGACGGGGCTCGGTCTGTCGATCGCGATCGGTCAGGCGGAGGTGCTCGGCGCCCAGCTTGTGGTGGGTAACGATCCGGTCACCGGCGGTGGTCGAGTCGAGCTGCGCTGGGGTGAGGAGTCGCTGGCTAACACCTGTCACGAAAATGCATCGAACTCGTGA
- a CDS encoding cytochrome P450 — protein MQILDEAASLTRWGLNHALPRVGIQAGARRGDLQARLIMATSTGSDSQAGGGLPLDLFEEVRASGALHKSAFAYVTATHPVVKEVLGSPDVHAGVDFGTGGLLGPVRRWADSSTPIGPLTPPSLLSVEPPEHTRYRKLVTRVFSVKAVRGLQDRTQDIADQLLDDLASSDDGTVDLVERYCALLPVTVIAEILGVPHDQRDKVLEFGEGAAPSLDLGLPLGRFRTVERSLRAFERWLDGHIAAVRRDPGDDLLSQLVLAQDDDGVELTELELKATAGLVLAAGFETTVNLLGNGIALLRQHPEQLELLQEKPDLWSRAVDEVLRYDPPVLLTGRSVVNDTVLGGREVPRGSVVTTLLAGANRDPDVFADPQRFDVSRENADQHVSFSSGRHYCLGAALARMEGEVGLRTLLTRYPNLTLQPGAERRSTRILRGYAALPARLEG, from the coding sequence GTGCAGATCCTCGACGAGGCGGCGTCGCTGACGCGCTGGGGACTCAACCATGCGCTGCCGCGCGTCGGGATCCAGGCCGGGGCGCGTCGCGGCGACCTGCAGGCCCGGCTGATCATGGCGACCTCGACCGGCAGCGACAGCCAGGCCGGGGGAGGCCTGCCGCTCGACCTCTTCGAGGAGGTCCGTGCGAGCGGGGCTCTGCACAAGAGCGCCTTCGCGTACGTCACGGCCACGCACCCGGTCGTCAAGGAGGTGCTCGGCAGCCCCGACGTGCACGCCGGCGTCGACTTCGGCACGGGCGGGCTGCTCGGCCCCGTGCGTCGGTGGGCCGACAGCAGCACCCCCATCGGACCGCTGACGCCGCCGTCGCTGCTGTCCGTCGAGCCGCCCGAGCACACCCGGTACCGCAAGCTCGTGACGCGCGTCTTCTCCGTGAAGGCGGTGCGTGGACTGCAGGACCGGACCCAGGACATCGCCGACCAGCTGCTCGACGACCTCGCCAGCAGCGACGACGGGACCGTCGACCTCGTCGAGCGCTACTGCGCGCTCCTGCCGGTCACGGTCATCGCGGAGATCCTCGGGGTCCCGCACGACCAGCGCGACAAGGTGCTCGAGTTCGGCGAGGGGGCCGCGCCCAGTCTCGACCTCGGGCTGCCGCTCGGACGGTTCCGCACCGTCGAACGGTCCCTGCGCGCGTTCGAGCGCTGGCTCGACGGCCACATCGCCGCCGTCCGCCGCGACCCGGGCGACGACCTCCTCAGCCAGCTCGTGCTCGCGCAGGACGACGACGGTGTCGAGCTGACTGAGCTCGAGCTCAAGGCGACCGCCGGGCTCGTGCTGGCCGCCGGCTTCGAGACGACGGTCAACCTGCTCGGCAACGGCATCGCGCTGCTGCGCCAGCACCCCGAGCAGCTCGAGCTCCTCCAGGAGAAGCCGGACCTGTGGTCGCGCGCGGTCGACGAGGTGCTGCGCTACGACCCGCCCGTGCTCCTAACCGGCCGCAGCGTCGTCAACGACACGGTGCTCGGCGGACGCGAGGTTCCGCGCGGCTCCGTCGTCACGACCCTGCTCGCGGGCGCCAACCGCGACCCCGACGTGTTCGCCGACCCGCAGCGCTTCGACGTCAGCCGCGAGAACGCCGACCAGCACGTGTCGTTCTCCTCCGGCCGCCACTACTGCCTGGGCGCCGCCCTCGCGCGCATGGAGGGCGAGGTCGGGCTGCGCACCCTCCTCACCCGCTACCCGAACCTGACCCTCCAGCCCGGCGCCGAGCGACGCTCGACGAGGATCCTGCGCGGCTACGCGGCGTTGCCAGCTCGTCTGGAGGGGTGA